The Bos indicus x Bos taurus breed Angus x Brahman F1 hybrid chromosome 3, Bos_hybrid_MaternalHap_v2.0, whole genome shotgun sequence genome includes a window with the following:
- the LOC113890536 gene encoding olfactory receptor 6B2: MRGKNVTQVSAFILVGFPTAPRLQYLLFLLFLLTYLFVLVENLAIILTVWGSPSLHRPMYYFLGIMSSLEIWYVCDIIPKMLDGFLLQRRRISFVGCMTQLYFFSSLVCTECVLLASMAYDRYVAICHPLRYQAIMTTGLCVQLVAFSFMSGFTISVIKVYFISSATFCGSNVLNHFFCDISPILKLACTDYSTAELVDFVLAFLILVFPLVATVLSYGHITLAVLHIPSASGCWRAFSTCASHLTVVTIFYTALLFTYVRPRAIDSRSSNKLISAVYTVLTPIINPLIYCLRNKEFKGALKMALGFGRASL, from the coding sequence ATGAGGGGGAAGAATGTGACCCAGGTCAGCGCCTTCATCCTGGTGGGCTTCCCCACGGCCCCCCGGCTGCAGTAcctgctcttcctcctcttcctgctcaCCTACCTCTTTGTGCTGGTGGAGAACCTGGCCATCATCCTCACCGTCTGGGGCAGCCCCTCCCTCCACAGGCCCATGTACTACTTTCTGGGCATCATGTCTTCCCTGGAGATCTGGTACGTGTGTGACATCATCCCCAAGATGCTGGACGGCTTCCTCCTGCAGAGGAGGCGCATCTCCTTCGTGGGCTGCATGACCCAGCTCTACTTCTTCAGCTCCCTGGTGTGCACCGAATGTGTGCTCCTGGCCTCCATGGCCTacgaccgctatgtggccatctgccaccccctgcGCTACCAAGCCATCATGACCACAGGGCTGTGTGTCCAGTTGGTGGCCTTCTCCTTCATGAGTGGCTTCACCATCTCCGTGATCAAGGTCTATTTTATCTCCAGCGCCACGTTCTGTGGTTCCAATGTCCTgaaccacttcttctgtgacatcTCCCCCATCCTCAAACTGGCCTGCACGGACTACTCAACCGCAGAGCTGGTCGACTTTGTCCTGGCCTTCCTCATCCTGGTGTTCCCACTCGTGGCCACTGTGCTGTCCTACGGGCACATCACCCTGGCCGTCCTGCACATCCCCTCGGCCTCGGGCTGCTGGAGAGCCTTCTCCACCTGCGCTTCTCACCTCACCGTGGTCACCATCTTCTACACAGCCTTGCTTTTCACGTATGTTCGGCCCCGGGCTATTGATTCCCGGAGCTCCAACAAGCTCATCTCTGCTGTTTACACTGTCCTCACCCCAATCATCAACCCCTTGATCTACTGTCTGAGGAACAAAGAGTTCAAGGGTGCCTTGAAAATGGCCCTGGGCTTTGGTCGAGCTTCACTGTAG